The DNA segment GCTTCCCGTCTCTTTGAAGAAGCTGACCACATCGCGGTCGAGCCGGATGGTGACCGGCACCTTGCCCTCCGGCTCTACGATGCGGGCGCTCTCAAGCCAGGACTCGTCGATCAGCGGCGCTGTGTCCGGATCATTGGCAATTTGGCGCGCGATCTCCTCATCCGTGGTCGCGTCGAACCGCGTCCAGTCAGCTTTGGGCCTGGGATCGGCCAGCGAGCGCCTGACGATATGTTCCTTGCTCACGTGCATTGGCCTTTCGTGCCGAGATGATCCTGCGCACATCGCCTCGGTCGGCATAGACGATGACAAGGACCCGGCGGTCCAGTTCGCCCAGCGCGATGCAGCGCGCCTCTCCATAATCATGCCGTTCGTCGCGCCATTCGATAATGGCGCCGGCAAACATGTGGATAGCCTGTTCGAAATCGACGCCATGCTTGCCGAGGTTGCTCCGGCGCTTGGCCTCGTCCCACTCGAACTCCATGCAGGCCATCACCCCTGTCGGAACGATCCAACCCTAGTCCGCGTACATACATCCGTCAATACAGCAGGGGTGACCGTAAAACAAAAAGCCGCCCGGAGGTCCGGACGGCTTTTCATCATGGCGGGCGGCGTGTCGCAATCCGGACTGCGGCCTTCTTGCGACCTACGGGGGCGTAGGTCGCGAGGAGCGGAGCGGATTGCGACGGGGCGTCAGCCGCCCATGGCCTTCAGCATGGTGGAGCCCAGGCTGGCGGGGCTGTCGGCGACGTGGACGCCGGCAGCGCGGAGCGCCTCGACCTTGAAGTCGGCCGTGTCGTTGCCGCCGGAGATCACCGCACCGGCATGGCCCATGCGGCGGCCCGGAGGAGCGGTGCGGCCGGCGATGAAGCCGACGACCGGCTTCTTCAGGCCGCTCTCCTTGATGAACTCGGCCCCCTTCACCTCGGCATCGCCACCGATCTCACCGATCATGATGATGCCTTCGGTCTCCGGGTCCTCCGCGAACATCTGGAGGGAGTCCACGAAGTTGGTGCCGTTCACCGGGTCGCCACCGATGCCGATGCAGGTGGTCTGGCCGAGACCGGCGGCCGTGGTCTGCGCCACCGCCTCGTAGGTCAGCGTGCCGGAGCGGGACACGATGCCGATCTTGCCGCGCTTGTGGATGTGGCCCGGCATGATGCCGATCTTGCACTCGTCCGGCGTGATGATGCCGGGGCAGTTCGGGCCGATCAGGCGGGTGCCGCTGCCCTGGAGGGCGCGCTTCACCTTCACCATGTCCAGCACCGGGATGCCTTCGGTGATGCAGACCACCAGCGGGATGCCGGCATCGATGGCCTCCAGGATCGCGTCGGCCGCGAACGGGGGCGGGACGTAGATCACGGAGGCGTTGGCGCCGGTCTTGGAGACGGCGTCGGCCACGGTGTCGAACACCGGCAGGTCCAGGTGGGTGGTGCCGCCCTTACCGGGGGTGACGCCGCCGACCATCTTGGTGCCGTAGGCGATGGCCTGCTCGGAGTGGAAGGTCCCCTGCGCGCCGGTGAAGCCCTGGCAGATGACCTTGGTGTTCTTGTCGACGAGAACGGCCATGTTACGCGGCCTCCTTCACGGACTTGACGATCTTTTCGGCAGCATCGGCCAGATTGTCGGCCGACAGGATGGGCAGGCCGGACTCGGCCAGGATCTTCTTGCCGAGATCGACGTTGGTGCCTTCCAGGCGGACGACCAGCGGAACGTGCAGCGACACCTCGCGGGCCGCGGCGACCACGCCCTCGGCGATGACGTCGCAGCGCATGATGCCGCCGAAGATGTTGACCAGGATGCCTTCCACATTCGGGTCGGACAGGATCAGCTTGAAGGCCGTGGTCACACGCTCCTTCGTGGCGCCGCCGCCGACATCCAGGAAGTTGGCCGGCTCACCGCCGTACAGCTTGATGATGTCCATGGTCGCCATGGCGAGGCCGGCGCCGTTCACCATGCAGCCGATGTTGCCGTCCAGCTTCACGTAGTTCAGGCCGTGCTTGGTGGCCTCGGTCTCGGACGCCTCCTCCTCCGACTCGTCGCGCAGCTCCTCCACGTCCGGATGGCGGTACAGCGCGTTGTCGTCGAAGTTCATCTTGGCGTCGAGGGCGATCACCTCGCCGGCACCGGTCACGACCAGCGGGTTGATCTCGACCAGGCTCATGTCCAGCTCGACGAACGCCTTGTACATGGCGGTCAGGAACTTCACGCAGGCATTGACCTGCTTGCCCTCGAGACCCAGGGCGAAGGCGATCTTGCGGGCGTGGTAGCCCTGCAGCCCCTCGACCGGGTCGATGGCGACCTTCGTGATCTTCTCGGGCGTGTTGTGGGCGACCTCCTCGATCTCCATGCCGCCCTCGGTCGAGGCGACGATGGTGACGCGGGAGGAGGCGCGGTCCAGAAGCATGGAGAGGTACAGCTCGCGCTTGATGTCAGCGCCCTCTTCCACATAGAGGCGGTTGACCTCCTTGCCTTCCGGCCCGGTCTGCTTCGTGACCAGGGTCTTGCCCAGCATGGCGCCGGCGTTGGCCACCACGTCATCCACGGACTTGACGACGCGCACGCCGCCCTTCCCGTTCGGGTCCTCCTTGAACCGGCCGGCCCCGCGGCCGCCGGCATGGATCTGGGACTTCACCACCCAGACCGGACCGCCGAGTTCCTCGGCAACCTTGCGCGCTTCCTCGGGCGTGTAGGCGACGCCGCCGCGGGGCACCGCGACACCGTACTTCTTGAGCAGGCCTTTCGCCTGGTATTCATGGATGTTCATTGGGATCGCCGGCTTGTCGTGATTGGGGACGATCCGGCCCGCACCCGCCAGTCCGCGACAGGCACGGGCTAGCGGGCAAGGCTGGCCGCGCCCAGGATGTCACACCCCGGGCGGCGGCACTTTAACACCCCACGGGCGGGGATCAACCGGCTAAAGGGCCGGAAACATTGCATGGCAGCGAAGCGGGGGCACTGCGCACGCAAATCCAGGCGTTACGGGGCTGCCGCAGTGCAGCAGCCCCGCCCCAAGCCGCCCCCTTGCAGTGCGCAGACACGGTTCGGCACTCGCATTAAGAGATTTAGTGGTACTCTGGTTGGATATTCTGCCTTCTGGAGTGATCATGGCGGCGTATCTGAAACCGATCGCGGCGGTCTGGGGCGTTCTGGTGACCGTGCGGTTCTCCCTGCTCTTCACACTGGTTGTTCTGGCTGTACTTATGGCCGCGAGCCAGGCCAAGGACCTGCTGTGGCTCACGGCCGAAAAGGGCTGGGGCTGGTCCGGGGCGCTGTCGCTCTATGTCGCGGCGCTGATCTATGCGGTGAACGCCTGGTACTGGGCGCGAATCGCCCTCTATGCCCGCAATGCGGGGCCGGACGACCTGACGCCGTTCGCCCGGCGACTGGAAAGCGGCCTTCCGCGCTTTCTGGGCGCCGCCCCCTTCGCAGCCCTGGCCTATGCGATCTGGAACGCCGCCGGCACCCGGATCACCGAGAACATGGCGCCGGAGACACTGCACCGGCTGGACAGCATGGCGGTTTTCTCGCTCCTGCTGGGAATGGCCTTCTTCGGCTTCACGGTGATCCGCCGCCGGCAGTTCCTGAACAGGGACTGGCAGGAGGAGCGGACGATCCAGGTCGCTCAGGCCGGGCTGCCGGCAGACAGCCGCGTGCTGCCCTGGTCGCGCCTGCCGGCGCTGACGCGGAAGCTGATCAAGGCGTTCCTGCCGGTATTCGCGGTCGTGGTGGCGGTGACCGCCCTGATGCCGGTGGAGTTCGGCCGGTTCTGGGGCATGGCCCCGCTGCTGCTGGTCTGGGGCGCAGGCTTCGTCGCCATCGGCAGCGCCGTGTCCTATTTCAGCAGCCTGACCCGCCTGCCGCTGCTCCTGGGGCCGCTCGCCCTGGCCTTCCTGGTCGGGGGGATGAGCTGGAACGCCAACCACCAGCTCCGCATGACGGCGGAGCCGCAGGGTCCCGCGCCGGTCCCGGTGGATACCGCGTTCCAGCGCTGGTTCGAGGTCCGCGCCGCCGAGATCGCCGCCAGCCCGGAACCCTATCCCGTCGTGATCGTCGCCTCCGCCGGCGGCGGCATCCGCGCCGCCTACTGGACCAGCTATGTGCTGGCCCGGCTGGAGGATGCGCGCCCCGGCTTCTCCCGCCATGTTCTGGCCATGAGCGGCGTGTCCGGCGGCAGCGTCGGCATCTCGGCCTTCGCCGCCGACGTGAAGCTGGGCAGGACCAGCCAGGACTCCGCCACCCGGCGGGCGCTGGACTATTACGAGGCGGAATTCCTGTCGCCGCTGATGACCGGCTTCCTGATTCCCGACCTGGCGCAGCGCTTCCTGCCCCTCCCCGTGATGTGGGGCGGCAATCCGTTGCTGGACCGGGCGCGCGGGTTCGAACTGGGCCTGGAATCCAGCCCAGGCGCCATCGCCGGCCCGATGGGGACCACCGTGGCCGGGCTTTATGAGGGCGGGGCCACGGACGTGCCCTTCCTGTTCCTGAACACCACCACGGTCCAGACCGGGGCCCATGCGGTGATCAGCCCCGTCCGGCTGGACCTCGGCGCGTTCAACCAGGTCACCGACCTTTCCTGCATCAGCCAACGGGTGCGCGTATCCACGGCGGCCCACACCTCCGCCCGTTTCCCCTATCTCAGCCCGGCGGGCGAGCTGGAGTGGGAGAATGCCGCAGGCTGCGAGCCGGCGCCGGGAAAGGACTATGATTATCTGTATGTGGATGGCGGCTATTTCGACAATTCCGGCACGGTGACGGCCCGCGGCATCGGCATCGCCGCCGGCCGGGCCTTCGCCGCCGTGCGCGACAGGATCGCGCCGTCGGCCAGCATCCGGCTGGTCTTCGTCTATCTGGCCAACGATCCGGAGATGCCGACGATCGAGGCCGGCAACAGCTGGCCCGCCCAGCCGGACACGCCGCCCTCCACGGCGTTGCAGGATTTGACAGCGCCCGTGGTCACCATCCTGAACGTACGCTCCGCCGTGCAGTTGGAGATGCTGGATCAGTTCGTTGAGGATGTGGAGCGCGGCAAGTTGAACAGGGATGCCGACCATGAGTCGGACGTTTCCGGCATGTCCTTCCACCTGATGCGGCTGCCGGCTTCCGTGCCGGACGTTCCGTTGGGCTGGGTCCTGTCCGACCTGTCCAAGGAGGAAATCCGCCAGTCGGTCGATGGGTGCCCCGGCGCTGCTCCCCCCGCCGACGTGAAGGCCTCCGCCGCCGGGCACATCATGCCGGACGATGTCACCTGCGAGAGCTGGTCGGCCCTGATGCAGATGCTGCCGGTCCGGTAACCCGAAAAGCAAAACCCCGCGCCGGGTATCCGGCGCGGGGTTTCATCATTCGCAGAAGGCCGAAGGGATCAGCCCTCGGCAGAGACCTTCCGGGTCACCTCGACGAGCTGCTTCACCGCATCCACCGACTTGGCGAACATGGCCTTCTCGTCCTCGTTCAGCTCGATCTCGACGATCTTCTCGACGCCATTGGCGCCGATGATGACCGGCACGCCGATATAGAGGCCGTCAACGCCGTACTGGCCGGTCAGCTTGGCGGCGCAGGGCAGGACGCGCTTCTTGTCCTTCAGGTAGCTCTCGGCCATCGCGATGGCGGAGGCGGCCGGGGCGTAGAAGGCGGAGCCGGTCTTCAGCAGGCCGACGATCTCCGCACCGCCGTCGCGGGTGCGCTGGACGATCTTGTCCAGCTTCTCCTGCGTGGTCCAGCCCATCTTCACCAGGTCCGGCAGCGGGATGCCGGCGACGGTGGAGTAGCGGACGGACGGCACCATGGTGTCGCCATGGCCGCCCAGCACGAAGGCGGTCACGTCCTCGACGGAGACGTTGAACTCCTCGGCCAGGAACCAGCGGAAGCGGGCGCTGTCCAGCACGCCGGCCATGCCGACCACCTTCTCCGGCGGAAGGCCCGTCACTTCCTGCATCAGGCCGACCATCGCGTCCAGCGGGTTGGTGATGACGATGACGAAGGCGTTCGGGGCGTGCTGCTTGATCCCGGCGCCGACGGCCTTCATCACCTTGGCGTTGATACCGACCAGATCGTCGCGGCTCATGCCCGGCTTGCGCGGCACGCCGGCGGTGACGATCACCACATCGGCCCCGGCGAGGTCGGCATAGTTGCTGGTGCCGGTGTAGCCGGCGTCGAAGCCTTCGACCGGCGACAGCTCGGCAATGTCGAGGGCCTTGCCCTTGGCCACGCCTTCCGCGTCGGGGATGTCCAGCAGGACGATGTCGCCCAGCTCCTTCTGGCCGGCCAGCAGGGCCAGGGTGCCGCCGATCTGGCCGGCGCCGACCAGTGCGATCTTCTTGCGTGCCATGGATGCTTCCTCGGGTTTGTTTCGCGGTGTAACGAATAGACGAAATTACACGTCGCCCCGCGGGCATGCAGGCCAGTCGGCGCCCCCGCGGTGCAGCGCAGCGAACTGCGGGCTGATTAGCCTGATTCGTGCCTGCGGGCAAGCCGCCTGGACCCCCTCCGGATGGATAGCAGGGAACACCCGGCAGCAGGTCGGGGTTGGTTCAGGGACATGTTCCGCCGCCGGAGACCGACGATGCGCAAAACCAGACTGACAGCCCTTGCCCCCGCCGCGGCGCTGGCGGCCCTCTCCCTCTCCGCAGCCTCCGCCCTGGCCCAGCCGGCGGGGGAGGCAGTCCGGGGATGGACCGCCCCATGGTTGCCCCCGGCAGCCCGGCGCCGCCGGTCGGCCTGTGCGAGCGAAACTACAACCTGCTGAACATCATGATCGAGCCGGGCATGCATGCCATCCCGGTCTGGGTCCGCCCCTTCACCAGCCAGGACGACACCGCCCCGGAAATCCTGGCCCTGTACAATGAATGCGCCCAGCGCGTCGCCGCCGCCCCGCCGCTGGTGAGCTGGAGCGCCAGCGGGCCGGGCCTGCGCCCTATGGGCGACATGGACACTCCCCTTAAGGGGGACCCGAACCGGCCCGACCTGGAGCAGCAGAACAGGCCGGCTCCGCGCTGAGCGTCAGCCCCTGTAACGCGTAAAGGCCGGACCGCCTGCACTGGCGGTCCGGCCTTCTTGATTCCGCTCCGGAATGTCAATCGGAGTCGCGGCTGACGATCTGCATCGACTGCGGATCGATGTGCAGGTCGTATTCACGGCCATCGGCCATGCGGGCGTCATCCACCTCCCAGCGGCCGTCATCCAGCTCGATCTCCTCCCAGCTTTCAAAGCCGTTGGAGCGCAGCACCTGCTCGAGCGCCGCGCGTTCGTCGGCATTGGGCGACCGGTCGTCGGCCAGCGCCGGTGTGGTCAGGCCCATCGCCAGGGCGCAGGCCGCGCCGGTCAGGAACTTGCCGTGCATGTTCTCCTCCTTCTTGCCATCGGCGTCCGGCCGCCGCCTGGGCCAGCCTATGGGAAGACCAGCAGCAGGACCGGGTCCGGTCAGAGGGAACTAGGGCTTGCCGCCGCCGCGGCCAGCCGCGCAAAAGGCGCGCCGGCAATGGCCATGGTGTCCACGATTTCGGATGCCGCCCCCAGGCTGCGGTAGAAGAGCTGGGCGCGGGTGTTCCCGCGCCGGACATGCCAGGCCACCCAGCACCCTCCCCCATCGGCGGAAATGCGCGCGGCTTCCGCGATCAGGGCGCCGCCGAGGCCGTGCCGGCGGGCATGCGGCTCGACATAGATATCTTCCAGCACCACGCCGGCGCTGCCTGTATGGCTGTCATAGCCGCGGGTCAGCAGGGCGATGCCGGCAGGTTGGCTTGCCAGTTCCCCCATCAAAGGCTGGAAACGGCGGTCGGGGCCGAACCCGTCCCGCCGGAAAACGGAAGGGGTGAGGCCCGGCGGCCCCACCCCTTCCTCCACGCTCAACGCGGCTACCATGGCGGCGAAGATGTCGGCATCGGACGGCCGGGCCTCGCGCACCGTAACAATGGCGGCATGCATCCGGTCAGCTCGACAGCTTGTCCATCTCGCGCAGGATGGTATCGGCCATCACGCTGGTGGAGCATTTGGCCATGCCGGGCTGCATGATGTCGGCCGTGCGCATGCCGGTCTTCAACACGTTCTGCACCGCCGTCTCCAGCAGCACCGCCTCATCCTCCAGGTCGAAGGACCAGCGCAGCGCCATCGCGAAGGAGAGCAGCATGGCGATGGGGTTGGCGGCATCGCGGCCGGCGATGTCGGGGGCGGAGCCATGTACAGGCTCATACAGCGCCTTGCGCTTGCCATCCGCGCCGGCCGCCCCCAGCGAGGCGCTGGGCAGCATGCCGATGGAGCCGGTCAGCATCGCCGCCTCGTCCGACAGGATATCGCCGAACAGGTTGTCGGTCACGATCACGTCGAACTGCTTGGGATTGCGGACGAGCTGCATGGCGCAGGCGTCGGCCAGCATGTGGCTGAGCTCCACATCCGCATAGTCGGCCTTGTGCAGGGCGATCACCTCCTGCCGCCAGAGCAGGCCGGACTCCATCACGTTGGACTTCTCCGACGAGCAGAGCTTGTTGCCGCGCTTGCGCGCCAACTCGAAGGCGACGCGGGCGACGCGCTTGATCTCGCTGGTGGTGTAGACCTGGGTGTTGATGCCCCGGCGCTCCCCATTGCCCAGATCCTCGATCCCGCGCGGCTCCCCGAAATAGACGCCGCCGGTGAGCTCGCGCACGATCATCAGGTCCAGGCCGCGCACGATCTCGGGCTTCAGCGTGCTGGCGTCCACCAAAGCATCGAACACCACGGCCGGGCGCAGGTTGGCGAAGAGGTCCATCTCCTTGCGCAGGCGCAGGAGCCCGGCCTCCGGCCGCTTCTCGAAGGTCAACCCTTCCCATTTCGGCCCGCCCACCGCGGCCAGAAGCACGGCGTCGACCTTCAGCGCCTTGTCCATGGTGGCGTCGGTCAGCGGGGCGCCATGGGCGTCGATGCTGGCGCCGCCGACCAGCCCCTCCTCCACCCCGAAGTCCAGGCCGCGACGGCGGTTGTACCAGTCGATGGTCCGCCGGACCTGCCGCATCACCTCGGGACCGATGCCGTCGCCGGGAAGGAGAAGAAGGGAACGCGCCATATCACACCCCTGTATGCTGAACTTCCGGGCTTATTACCCCGTTAACGCTCCTGCGGAAAGGCTTCCGCGCGTCAGGACGCCCACAGCCATGGTTGGCCAGTGCGCTGCCGCTGCTCGTAATCGTCGATGTCGCCGGCCTGACGCAGCGTCAGACCGATATCGTCCCAGCCGTTCAGCAGGCATTCCTTGCGGAAGGCTTCCACCTCGAACGCTACCCGCTCCCCATCCGGCATTTCGATGGTCTGGCTGGGCAGGTCGATGGTGAAGGTGGCGTTGGCCCCGTTCTCCGCCGCCTGTTGCAGGCGGTCCACCTGCTCCTGCGGCAGGACGATGGGCAGAACGCCGTTCTTGAAGCAGTTGTTATAGAAGATGTCGGCGAAGCTGGGGGCGATCACGCAACGGATGCCGTAGTCCAGCAGCGCCCAGGGCGCGTGCTCACGGCTGGAGCCGCAGCCGAAATTCTCCCCCGCGATCAGAATCTTCGCGTTCCGCCATGCCGGCTGGTTCAGTACGAAGTCCGGCCGCTCCCGCCCCTCATCATCGAAGCGCATGGAGGCGAACAGGCCGGCGCCAAGGCCGGTGCGCTTGATGGTCTTCAGGTAGCGGGCCGGAATGATCATGTCGGTATCGACATTCACCATCGGCAAAGGGGCGGCGACCCCGGTGAGCTGGGTGAACTTCTCCATGGCATGTTCCTCGGCGCGACGGGACTTCAACGGACGGGCAATGTGTGCCACAGCCGTTCCGGGGAACAAATACGTAATTCGGTTGCCAGGGCTGCGGCCGCGGCGCAACAACGCTACCTTTTGGCGGTCATCGCGGGCGCGGTGGATATGGTGGGTATCCCCGGAACGGTCTGTCCGCCACTCTGCATTCCCGGCCACAGCCCATCGGTGGAGGCGGCCAAGGTTCCGTCCGCCGCCATGCTTTCCAGCGCCCTGTTGAAGCCGGCCACCACCTCCGGGGCCACGCTGGCCCGGCTGAACATGACATGGGCCATGGAGACCTCGATGTGCATCGGGTGGATTTCCACCCGGCCCGCCATATCGCCGTCCCGCAGCATGCGTTCGGCGATCAGCCGGCCTGTGATGAAGCCGTCGATGCGGTCGCGGAGAAGCATGGTCAGGGCATTCTCCTCCGCCGGAACCGGGATGGCGTTGTCGTCCAGCCGACCCTGCTCCACCAGCTCCGCATGGATGGGGCTGTACCGGCTGGCAGGGTTGGAGCCCAGACGGAAGTGGCTATCCGCCAACTGCTCCAGGCCAGAGAAGGGGAACCGCCCCGTCTCTCCCTTCCGGACGAGAAGCACGTTGCGCCCCGGCCGGAGGGGGCGGGAGAAGCGGGCGAATGCCAGCCGCTCCCCCGTCAGGGTCACGCCGGCCATGGCATCCATCCGCCCTTCCTTGAGCAGGGCGACGGCGCGTCCGCGCGGCATCTCGTGCCACAGGACCGCGCAGCCCATGCGGCGGGCGGCCTCGCCGACCAGCTCGTAATCCAGCCCCTGCATGGTTCCGTCGGGCGCTCGATAATGGAACGGCTCCCACGCGCTCCAGGCGAAGCGGAGAGTGCAGGAGGCGGCGGCCTGATGCGGCGTCGATAGGAAGAACAGGGCCGTTATCGCGGACGCCATACGGGCGAACATCTGCAAGTCCGTCGACAGGGAAAAAGATACGGGAACCGACAGACTACCTCTTTCGCGCGGCTTGTGTACATGAATATGCGCCGCTTCGGATGCCGTTCCGCATGTCGCCCGCCCGGCCTGCCCCCTTGCCGCGGTCCCGGCCCATCCGCTAGGAAGAGGGCTGCTCCCGCCCGCGCCAATCCGGAAAGCCGCCCCGCCAGATGACCGACGGCCCTCTCGCCACCTACCGCGCCCGCCGCAGCAGCGGCACCCTGAAGGCGGACCCGGCGCAGGCGCTGGCGGCGGAAAAGCTGCAGAGCCTGTGGAACGCGCTGAAGGATTACCGCCCGGCCATGGGGCATGTGGGCTGGCGCGCCCGCTTCGGCCTGGCCCGTCGTCTCGATCCCGCCCCGCAGGGGCTTTATGTCTATGGCGATGTCGGCCGCGGCAAGTCCATGCTGATGGATCTGTTCTTCGAGACCGCCCCGGTGGAGAAGAAGCGCAGGGTCCATTTCCACGCCTTCATGATCGAGACCCACGCCCGGCTGCATGAGATGCGCAACCGGGCCAAGAGCAGCGACAAGGGGGCGGAGGAGCTGCTGCCGGAACTGGCCTACCGCATCGCGGAGGAGGCCTGGCTGCTCTGCTTCGACGAGTTCCACGTTACCGACGTGGCCGACGCCATGATCCTGGGCCGGCTCTTCACCTCCCTGTTCGAGCTGGGGGTGGTGGTGGTGGCGACCAGCAACTGGCCGCCGGACGACCTCTACAAGGACGGGCTGAACCGCCGGCGCTTTCTGCCCTTCATCGAGCTGCTGAAGGAGCGGCTGGACGTGCTGCATCTGGGCGGGCCGACCGACTACCGGATGGCGCGGCTGCACGGGGCCAAGGTCTACCACTACCCGCTGGGTCCGGCGACGTCGCAGGCGCTGGAACAGGCCTGGTCCGATGTCACCGACGGGGCGGAAGGCAGGCCCACGCACCTCACCGTGCAGGGCCGCCGGGTGGAGGTGCCGCGCGCCGCCAGGGGTGTCGCCTGGTTCCATTACGACGCGCTGTGCGGGCAGCCGCTGGGCCCGGCCGACTATCTGTCCATCGCCACCCATTTCCACACGGTGATCCTGGACGGCATCCCGCGGCTGACAGCGGAGCAGCGCAACGAGGCCAAGCGCTTCATGACGCTGATCGACGCCTTGTACGAGCACAAGGTCAAGCTGATCGCCGCCGCCGATGCAGCGCCGGAGCACCTTCACAGCGAAGGCCAGCACGCCTTCGAATTCCAGCGCACCGTGAGCCGCCTGATGGAGATGCAGGCGGAGGATTATCTGCAGGGCGAGCATCTGCCGTAGCCGAGCCCACCTGCCCGGAAGATCAATAGGTGCGCTGAACAGTTGCCCGACAGGGCCGGACCTGGGATTCTGGGGCACCGGATCGGGCGGTGGAGATGCCCGGCCGCAGCGGATGCCGGAATGGGAGCGCGCCGATGGATGGCGGGGTGGATGCGCTGAGCTACGAGACAGCCAAGGTCCTGGCCGTGGACCCCGACCCGTCCGTGCGCGCCGGTCTGGCCGCCCGCCCTGATACGCGGCCGGAACTGCTGTACTACATGGCCGACGACAATGACCCGTCGGTGCGGCTGGCAGTGGCCGGCAATGCGGCGACGCCGGTGCGGGCCTCCGCCCGGCTGGCGCGCGATCCGAACGCGGATGTCCGCGCGGTGCTGGCGGCCAAGCTGGCGCGGTCCCTGCCCCATCTGACGGCGCAGGAGCATGCGGCGCTGCATGAGCTGGCGGTCAACGCGCTGACCATGCTGGCGGCGGATCAGGCGGTGCGGGTGCGGGCGGCCCTGGCCAGCGCCATCAAGGATGTGGATTGCGCCCCGCCCAAGCTGGTGGCGACCCTGGCCCGCGACGTGGCGCGGGAGGTGGCGGAGCCGGTGCTGCGCACCTGCGCCCTGCTGTCGGACGAGGACCTTCTGTCCATTATCGCCGCCCATCCCGAACCCTGGGTGCTGGAGGCCATCGCCCGCCGCCCGAATGTGAGCGCCGCAGTCGCCGACGCGGTGCGGGCGGAGCAGGAGCCGGAAGCCGGTACGGCCGTGCTCACCAGCGGTCCCGCGGCGGCGGCGCCCTGGGAAGGCGGGACGCGCGGCGCATTGCCGCCGGAGATCACGGCCAAGCTGACCGACTTCGTCGAGGATGGCATGCGCGAAGCCCTGGCCGGCAGCGGCGCATTCGATCCGGAGACCGGGACCGAGATCGCCGATGTGGCGCGGCGGCGGCTGGATTTCGCCCGCGGCTATGGCAGCGGCGAACGGCCGGCGCCGCGCGCCGACCGGCTGTTCGCGGCGGGCGAGCTGGATGAGGAGGTGGTCTGGGATGCCATCTCCTGGGGGGATCGGGATTTCGTCCGCGCC comes from the Indioceanicola profundi genome and includes:
- the leuB gene encoding 3-isopropylmalate dehydrogenase is translated as MARSLLLLPGDGIGPEVMRQVRRTIDWYNRRRGLDFGVEEGLVGGASIDAHGAPLTDATMDKALKVDAVLLAAVGGPKWEGLTFEKRPEAGLLRLRKEMDLFANLRPAVVFDALVDASTLKPEIVRGLDLMIVRELTGGVYFGEPRGIEDLGNGERRGINTQVYTTSEIKRVARVAFELARKRGNKLCSSEKSNVMESGLLWRQEVIALHKADYADVELSHMLADACAMQLVRNPKQFDVIVTDNLFGDILSDEAAMLTGSIGMLPSASLGAAGADGKRKALYEPVHGSAPDIAGRDAANPIAMLLSFAMALRWSFDLEDEAVLLETAVQNVLKTGMRTADIMQPGMAKCSTSVMADTILREMDKLSS
- the leuD gene encoding 3-isopropylmalate dehydratase small subunit, with the protein product MEKFTQLTGVAAPLPMVNVDTDMIIPARYLKTIKRTGLGAGLFASMRFDDEGRERPDFVLNQPAWRNAKILIAGENFGCGSSREHAPWALLDYGIRCVIAPSFADIFYNNCFKNGVLPIVLPQEQVDRLQQAAENGANATFTIDLPSQTIEMPDGERVAFEVEAFRKECLLNGWDDIGLTLRQAGDIDDYEQRQRTGQPWLWAS
- a CDS encoding substrate-binding periplasmic protein, translated to MFARMASAITALFFLSTPHQAAASCTLRFAWSAWEPFHYRAPDGTMQGLDYELVGEAARRMGCAVLWHEMPRGRAVALLKEGRMDAMAGVTLTGERLAFARFSRPLRPGRNVLLVRKGETGRFPFSGLEQLADSHFRLGSNPASRYSPIHAELVEQGRLDDNAIPVPAEENALTMLLRDRIDGFITGRLIAERMLRDGDMAGRVEIHPMHIEVSMAHVMFSRASVAPEVVAGFNRALESMAADGTLAASTDGLWPGMQSGGQTVPGIPTISTAPAMTAKR
- the zapE gene encoding cell division protein ZapE, with amino-acid sequence MTDGPLATYRARRSSGTLKADPAQALAAEKLQSLWNALKDYRPAMGHVGWRARFGLARRLDPAPQGLYVYGDVGRGKSMLMDLFFETAPVEKKRRVHFHAFMIETHARLHEMRNRAKSSDKGAEELLPELAYRIAEEAWLLCFDEFHVTDVADAMILGRLFTSLFELGVVVVATSNWPPDDLYKDGLNRRRFLPFIELLKERLDVLHLGGPTDYRMARLHGAKVYHYPLGPATSQALEQAWSDVTDGAEGRPTHLTVQGRRVEVPRAARGVAWFHYDALCGQPLGPADYLSIATHFHTVILDGIPRLTAEQRNEAKRFMTLIDALYEHKVKLIAAADAAPEHLHSEGQHAFEFQRTVSRLMEMQAEDYLQGEHLP
- a CDS encoding DUF2336 domain-containing protein, with translation MDGGVDALSYETAKVLAVDPDPSVRAGLAARPDTRPELLYYMADDNDPSVRLAVAGNAATPVRASARLARDPNADVRAVLAAKLARSLPHLTAQEHAALHELAVNALTMLAADQAVRVRAALASAIKDVDCAPPKLVATLARDVAREVAEPVLRTCALLSDEDLLSIIAAHPEPWVLEAIARRPNVSAAVADAVRAEQEPEAGTAVLTSGPAAAAPWEGGTRGALPPEITAKLTDFVEDGMREALAGSGAFDPETGTEIADVARRRLDFARGYGSGERPAPRADRLFAAGELDEEVVWDAISWGDRDFVRAALALLAKLPPELVQRILDTQSAKAITALAWRAGLSMRGARLLQHKAAGIHPKRLLNARHGTDYPLGEEEMRFQLGLFGIED